Within Antennarius striatus isolate MH-2024 chromosome 22, ASM4005453v1, whole genome shotgun sequence, the genomic segment cccaacaaaatGAATCAGATTTATCACTTTATTATCACATTTCCTACATTATGTACATACTGTTAATTATACCCTAATCATTGTAAACATGTAAATCGTTTATGTTTATAGTATATAGTCATTCATACACAATATCCTATTCATAGCCTGTTTATAGCCTGTAAATATTCACCACActatatacatatgtacatatactgtatgtacctcCCATACTGCACTATATATATCCtgttcagatttatttaatcattgcTTAAGCACTTCTGGTTAAATGCAATCTGCATTTTGTTGCTTTGTACCTCTCATTTATCCAAAGACAATTaagttgaatctaatctaatctaatctaaactgGGGAGAGATAAAGAACGATAATAAACAGAACTGTAAAGAACACAGTGAGACCAGAAAGTGAATGATGATTATCAGCACTGATATGCTGCATCTGGACAGATCTTTTGTTTACATCTAGCAAGTATTAGAAAATAACATAAATGGGATAATCAGAAACGAGATTTGATATATCCAACACTTCCCTATCTATAAATTCATCTTTCAATCCTTCTCCTCAGCCTGTTATAGCTGCTATCTCCCTCAGGATGTGTGGACTGATACCTGAAGGGGGTGAACATCTCTCAGGTGAACTCTGAACCTTTCTTGTCATTATGTAACTTCATTGATAGGAGACCTGTGCAGTCCTTCCAGAGGTGGCTGTACCTTTACCTGGCCTCAGCTAGCTGTCAGCTCTTCTGATGGTACAGCCTGCCTCTGCTGCTGCCGTTGCTGAGACACAAACACGCAGACAAGCTGCAAATACTAGCTCACTCAGAAGGAGAACAGGCTGCCGGGCAAGGAGATAGACAGGATTACGGTCGTACAGAAGGAGACGCGCGCCACCATGGGATGCTGTAACAGGAGGTGTGGGCTGATAGCCGGAGCTGTGTTTGGGGCGGTGGTAGCCATCCTAGGAGGTGTCCTTATCCCAGTGGGGAACAGCATCATTGAGCGAACAGTGGAGAAGGTACGGTGCTCAGTGTCACCCTTGAGTTGGAGTGCAGGGAGTGACAGAgggtgagaatgtgtgtgtgtgtgtgtgtgaagatcaAGGTGAATCAGGGGAAACGAGAGATGTGCGGTTTTTGGAAAGCTGATTTAACTGGTAAACAAGAAGCAGTGCAGAATGTCAAGTGTGTCTGTTTCGTCCATCAAAGGATCAGtatgtgttattatttttaatgcagtgTAGAGAAAGATTTAAACTGCCTAGacctttttctttaaattaaacaagaatCGTTTAATGTATCAGTGGGGTAGCTGGCCTGCTGGTCGTCTTGAGACGTGTTAAAAATagactgtctgtgtgtctctgtggttcAGGAAGCTGTCATTGAGCAGGGAACGACAGCTTATGACAACTGGGTGTCTGCGGGGCCAGGAGTGTACAGGCAGTTCTGGCTCTTTGACGTGAAAAACCCTGTGGAGGTTTTACAGCATGGTGCAATTCCAGTGGTGATAGAAAAAGGACCTTATACCTATAGGTAAAGTCCATTTGATATGCTTCAATATTTGATATGAAACCCAATAAAACTTCTTAATCACATCTATCTGAATTTAAatatcttttccaaacaaaattAGTGTCTACATTAAACCTTCTACCCTTTCAGGACAAGATACTTACCAAAGGAGGATATAACATTCAACAACAATTTCACTGCTTCCTTCTTGCTGCCCGCGGGCGCCATCTTTGAGCCGTCCATGTCGGTTGGACCAGAGGAGGACAATGTCACCTCCCTCAATCTGGCTGTGGCTGTAAGTAAGTGTCACCTCACAGTGAGGTGATTCCTGACTCAACCCTACTTTAAATGGTCGCTGTACTGAAGACAAGACAAGCTATACTTCCATGTTGCTGGCATCTGTCAATGAGCTTATgtatcaataaaaatataaatacccATGGGGGAGAACTCCACCATTATGCACAACTGGATCTGGGACATTAGATTAAGACAACATGTCATGGCACAGATAATGTAGAAAACTATTTTCAAGTTGTTCTAGTTTTGGTGAAAAAGGTGTTGATTTAAGCTTTGTGGTTTGAGCTGaaatcagtcatttaaaaacaaatcaccACTAGTTAAAATCGCTTCTAACAAGctaatttctgtttttaattaaatctagTATGTTTTGTGCTCAAAGGCTTTTAGCGTAGTTAGGTCACAAGATTCCCAAAGATAGCAACAAGAGCTACTACACGCCAACTTTTGTCTTTGAGGAATCtagcattttgtttttacagacaTGCGGCTTGCAGGGTTATCGAGCATGTGTCTAtatgtgtctatgtgtctaAAACTATAATAGCTAATGCAAAAGGCGAACTTTTGTGTTTACTTTTATTTGGGATTGGATAGGGTTTGAAATGATTGGTCCAAGGATGTCTTCAAATCTGTAGTTTGATCTCATTGGATTCTTGTTCATACTGGAGTTTAACAAATGAACCAAGAGGCATGAAGTTGGATTTATGGGAAACTTACAAGtttcaaattatgtaaaatgAGTATAGTGACTGGTAAAACAATACTAGCTGATTTTCGTCATACTATTCAACAGAAAGCAAATGATTACAATAGCTTCTGCACATTTTATGATGAAGACCACAACAATATCCAAAGATATCACTGCGATCATCAATATTCTTTTCCAATATAAATTATAtgcagttattattattattaatattttcttaTATAAAGAAAATTTAGCTTGGAATACAGCATGATCATGAAGTCAAATAAGGTTTTACTTGATTAGTCAGTTTAGGTAAAACAACCAAAATCATATTTCAAATTATTGGATTGTGAATCAACTGTGTGTTATGAATAATGACTAAGAATGTATCAGGCAGAAAATGAGTTGTCTTGTACAGAAATGAATAATGGCTTGTTGCTGTGCATTCACCATTACACACTCCGTGGGTTATGACGTGAGGGTGACACTAAACACTGACATGTTGCTGTAGTCTGGATATTATGAACAACAAGAAATTGGCAGTCTTTTTTATGGATACAATGAATGAACTGTTTGTACCATGCCTTGCCTCAGGGATTTGATAAGACAAAAATCATGCGTGTAAGCAGTTCCAGTGAGAGATTTGAAAGCACTTACGTAGTTTGACAATCATAAAACTAGGatattacagtatatctctAAAGCCAATCACTATTTTGCATGGGAGTTGTTCTGGAAAAGCACATTGTTACTGACtacattattacatcctgcttcaaagtggtgatgtactgtaattatcagtgtttgtgtgttcgtccgtccattcgtcagtccgttcgtttgtcccccaaatatcttcgcaactgatagaaagatgaaacaaaaagtacattacatcatcatctcattttcattacatgaaaatgagatgatgaccttcaccttgagaaaagtaggtcaaggtcaaatttcaactttgtacactcaggaaccagatagaaagacgagggagacggccagtgtgagtaagaccatagatcaaagctagtgcttggatcaatgaaagtaggtcagagcactaactttgacctttgacctatgcaaaaaggtcagggtaaaattttgaattcataagtgtcatgggatgttgcagtctgtgactgcattggttctagtttaacACATTGAGCTTATCTAGGCCCTAGGTAGCTcgcgtctcatccagggtgcatcttcttattttcttgaagatgaatgaatgaatgaatgaatgaatgaacggacaaatgaatgaacggacaaatgaatgaatgaatgaatgaatgaatgaataaatgaatgaatgaatgaagctaaatatcaaaatacatgtttggattttttaCAGGGTGCTTATTCACTGGTTCCCAAAGAGCTTCATATTTTCTTGGAGAAAGCGATAAATTCAAGCAAGTCCTCCTTGTTCCAGCATCGCACAGTTAAAGAAATTCTGTGGGGTTACAAAGACCCCATGTTGAATTCACTCGTTGGACTATTTGCACCTGTAAGTAATAATATGTCAATATGcttcaaaataataaacacaaagtgGACTATATCTAAAATCATGTAATATATTTTCCATAGTACAATGGGACCTATGATGGCAAATACAATGTCTACACTGGAGAGGATGACATCAATAAAGTGGGAATAATTGACAGGTGGCGTGGATATCGGTAAGGAGATATTTAGTTGGTACTCTAAAATCAGTTTGTAATGGTTTGAACAAATGAAAGATTTTTGTCGTCCTTAGTGCTGTGAAAGGTTcattttattgcacatttttGGACCAATGTGAATTCAGCTTTTTTTGCAAACTACAACATTCATACTCACAAATTAAATCATGCATGTCTGACAAACTTAATTTATACCCAACAGGAGTTTACCTTTCTGGAACGACAAGTACTGTAACATGCTCAACGGGACAGGTATGGTTGATGTGGCAAAGTGAATTAAAAAAGGGATTAAATGGAGGGCAAttggatttctttttcaaaaaaggAAGACATTTCATGTCTCATTCGACAGACCTCCTCAGTTCTAACGGACTAATAAATAGATACTAAAGTCCTGTGAGGTCTATGAACATATTGACAGTTGACATACTTGCCATTGGCCCATCCAGCATGATTGGGGGTCGAAAGAGTCACTGGAGTTTGAATCATTCGGGTCATGTGACTTAATGTGTGAATGAAAGTGAAACTACCTGGGGAGGAATGTTGGAAAGACATAGATAATTTGCTGCCTTCACGCCTCCATCAAACCATCTGTTTGTCAAGAATGTGTCCAGACAGGAACTTATTGATGCGGTGTTGTGCTGTCAAGATATTAATCACCTCTCAAGAGGTTAGTACTTGAAACATCATATCAGCCATTTCCACCTGGGGAAAACTGTCATATGAAATGTCTTCGAacgaaaacagaaaaataagtcaaattGTCTTCTGCATAATGTTCTCAGATTACCATAGTCTTGATGAGTGAGAATTCTTGCAAACATATCAAAAGCTATGTGACTGAACTTCTTATATCTCCAAATGCAAACATGTCACCCTTTTCAAATCGATGTATTCTCCCCACTATCTCTCAGATGCTTCCTCATTCCCTCCCTTTGTGGACAAGAAGAAGCCTCTCTATTTCTTCTCCTCAGATATCTGCAGGTGATGAGATGTGTAATTTTGTTGGAGAatttacatttgatttaaattgatTGTGAGTTGCTAAGAAGTGGGCCAGTAAGAGATAGTGACAGGAGATTTATCTTAATTTGCTACCATAAAGGCCAGAGCTTTCTAGTACTGAAGCTACTGTCATCAACTGGTTGCACAATATAGCTAAATACCACTTGGAGCACAAATCTCTGGAAATCTTGTCTGTGTGATTTTGCTTTCAGGTCCGTGTCAGCTAGCTATTTGGAGAGCCTTGATCTGAAAGGGATTGAAGTTTATCGCTTCACCCTACATCCAAACACCCTGGCCTCTCCGAATGTCAACCCGGACAACAAATGTTACTGCAGAGATCCAGTCATCACAGAGAACTGCACCATGGCTGGAGTTCTGGACATCAGTTCCTGTCAAGATCGTAagtttttagtttaatttatcaAGAATCAACAGATATCCCCGAACTTTCTTTAGCAGTTTTCCATTTTGAGTTGTAATTAttagtttttgttattttttgttattttaacagGAAAACCCATCTACATCTCGTTGCCCCACTTCCTTTACGGCAGTCCGTCCCTGTTTGAGAACGTGAAGGGCCTTGCTCCCTCTGAGGAGCACCACTTCACCTACCTGGATGTGGAACCTGTAAGAGCAtttaaactttaatgttttcgctttttcattttttttttttttgggttgcaCTGCTGATGGTCATTTATGGGGTATGTTCCCACCAGACAACCGGGTTCACCTTGAGGTTTTCCAAGAGAATCCAAGTGAATATGATGTATGGACCATCAAAGATCATCAAGTAAGCTATTTCCTCACAACCAAACTTTTCTTGGACATgttcttttctctcttgttgAGAGTTACATGTGAAGACAGACTACTCAGTCAGTACAGTTAATCTTTCCCAGATTTTGAGGCTACTTCAAAATTTGAGTAAGAAATGAAACTACCAGTACGTCTGTATA encodes:
- the cd36 gene encoding platelet glycoprotein 4, which gives rise to MGCCNRRCGLIAGAVFGAVVAILGGVLIPVGNSIIERTVEKEAVIEQGTTAYDNWVSAGPGVYRQFWLFDVKNPVEVLQHGAIPVVIEKGPYTYRTRYLPKEDITFNNNFTASFLLPAGAIFEPSMSVGPEEDNVTSLNLAVAGAYSLVPKELHIFLEKAINSSKSSLFQHRTVKEILWGYKDPMLNSLVGLFAPYNGTYDGKYNVYTGEDDINKVGIIDRWRGYRSLPFWNDKYCNMLNGTDASSFPPFVDKKKPLYFFSSDICRSVSASYLESLDLKGIEVYRFTLHPNTLASPNVNPDNKCYCRDPVITENCTMAGVLDISSCQDRKPIYISLPHFLYGSPSLFENVKGLAPSEEHHFTYLDVEPTTGFTLRFSKRIQVNMMYGPSKIIKVLKKVKNYTIFPVIWLNETAVLDDETADMFKKELISRIQMLEIIQQVLLGVGVSLFVLCLTIYCVVRSRDSHKLF